Part of the bacterium genome, ATCTTCAGCCTCTTTAATAACTCGTTTAAGTTCTATCTTAAGTTTAACAAATTTTGTACTCTAACTCCTCAACAAAATATGTCCTACCTTTCTCATTAAGATATACACCTTCCATATGATTATCAAAATGTCCTGCCTTAAT contains:
- a CDS encoding CRISPR-associated endonuclease Cas1 produces the protein MFYLLNKKIIKAGHFDNHMEGVYLNEKGRTYFVEELEYKIC